The nucleotide sequence GGTCGGGTCGGTCGTGCCGGAATTCAGGCTCATGCGTGGCTGTTCTACCCCAAACAGAGTCAGCTTTCCGACTCTGCTCGTAAACGTCTACGGGCGATTCAGGAATTCACCCAACTGGGATCGGGTTATCAGCTTGCCGTGCGCGATATGGAGATTCGGGGCGTTGGTAATCTCCTCGGTGCCGAACAGTCGGGACAAATGGACACCGTAGGCTTCAATCTCTATATGGAAATGCTGGATGAGGCGATCGCTGAAATTCGCGGTCAAGAGATTCCCCAAGTCGATGATACCCAGATCGACCTTAACGTTACGGCTTTCATCCCTGCCGACTACATCCCCGATCTGGATCAAAAGATGAGTGCCTACCGTGCCGTTGCCTCGGCTACATCCCGTCAAGAGTTAACCCAAATTGCCGCAGAATGGAGCGATCGCTATGGCGCATTGCCCCCCGCCGCTACCCAGCTCATCCGCGTCATGGAACTGAAGCAAATTGCCAAGAAACTTGGCTTTGCCAGAATCAAGCCCGACGGCAAGCAACACGTGGTTCTAGAAACATCGATGGAGGAACCAGCCTGGAATCTCTTGAAGGAGAATATACCCTCCCATCTTCAAACTCGCTTTGTCTACGCACCCGGTAAGGTTACCGTTCGAGGATTAGGGGTGCTAGGTGCGGATCAGCAGTTGGAAAACTTGATCAGTTGGCTGGAGAAGATGCAGGGGGCGTTGCCTGAACCTGTATTGGCAGGGGGGCGGGAATAGCCAACATTCCGCAGATTTAGAGAAAGGATATATCGGCCTTACGCTGCCAGCAGCCCCGGGCGAGATCAGCCGTCTTCATCCGCCAACCTACGGGGTATTATTCGTGCAGGGGCTCCGCAGGAGAAACTCCATCGGTCGGCGCGGGTGGATTCTACTTCCTCTCCGTATCGGAAGCTAGGGGCTTCCGTGTTCCCTCCTGTTTTTCGGTGATCCTAGCTTTTCGTCACACACATTTAAGAAGATTTATGACATTCGTTCGCGTAGTTGTGTGGCTTGCTTCGATCATCTGAGATCAATGCATTGACAGACCTTGCAAGCTCATTTCACGGCAAAAATTCGAGTAAAAATTGGAGCTTGCCCAACAAAACTGGAACCTGAACAGTAGTGCTCTATACCTAAATGAGCCTTTGTTTCGAGTCACAATACTAACTTTTCCTAAGCGCCTCGTAATTATCCGCAAACTCAGTTACCAGATTGAATTAGAGTGAAAGAATTGGAAACATATCAGGGGAATAAATGATCCACGGCTCACCATTGAGAAAATCCACCCCCGACATGCCTCCAAAGCGTTTAGGATTTTTGTATGAAAGATTAAAAAAGGTAAATTCCTATGCACCTTAGTGAATTGACCCATCCCAATCAACTTCACGGTCTGTCGATCGCTCAGCTTCAGCAAATTGCCCGCCAGATTCGTGAAAAGCATCTGGAAACAGTTGCGGCTACAGGGGGACACCTGGGTCCGGGATTGGGTGTTGTCGAACTAACGTTAGGTTTGTATCAAACACTCGACTTAGATCGGGACAAAGTGATTTGGGATGTGGGTCACCAAGCCTATCCTCACAAGCTCATCACAGGGCGATACAACAACTTCAACACACTGCGCCAAAAGGATGGTGTTGCTGGATATCTCAAGCGGTGCGAAAGCTCCTTCGACCACTTTGGTGCTGGCCATGCCTCCACTAGCATTTCCGCTGCCCTGGGTATGGCGCTTGCCCGTGATCTGCAAGGCGAGAACTATAAAGTCGTCGCCGTTATTGGCGATGGTGCATTGACGGGCGGGATGGCACTAGAAGCCATCAATCACGCGGGGCATTTACCCAAAACCAACCTCATGGTGGTGTTGAACGATAATGAAATGTCGATTTCGCCCAACGTGGGTGCGATTCCCCGCTACCTGAACAGGCTGCGCCTTAGCCCGCCGATGCAGTTTCTGTCGGACAATTTGGAGGAACAATTCAAGCACTTACCGTTTGTAGGGGACTCGCTTTCGCCAGAGATCCACCGCATCAAGGAAGGGATGAAGCGTCTAGCTGTTCCCAAGGTGGGAGCGGTCTTTGAAGAACTCGGTTTCACCTACATTGGCCCCGTCGATGGTCACAACTTGGAAGAACTAATCACCACCTTCCAACAAGCCCATAAAATTCCTGGCCCCGTGCTGGTTCACGTCTCCACGGTCAAAGGCAAAGGCTATGCGATCGCTGAGCAAGACCAAGTGGGATATCACGCGCAGTCGCCGTTTAACCTGGCAACGGGCAAGGCAATTCCAGCGAGTAAGCCTAAGCCCCCAAGCTACTCTAAGGTTTTTGCCCATACCCTGGTCAAGCTGGCTGAGAATAACCCTAAAATTTTGGGAATTACTGCCGCAATGGCAACCGGAACCGGACTGGACAAGCTGCAAGCGAAGCTACCCAAGCAGTATATCGACGTAGGCATTGCCGAACAGCACGCAGTCACCCTGGCGGCGGGTCTTGCCTGTGAAGGGATGCGCCCTGTGGTTGCCATTTATTCCACCTTCCTCCAGCGTGCGTTTGACCAAATTATTCACGATGTTTGTATCCAAAATCTGCCTGTATTTTTCTGTATGGATCGGGCAGGAATTGTGGGTGCAGACGGCCCGACTCACCAGGGTATGTACGATATTGCGTACCTGCGGTGCATTCCCAATATCGTGATCATGGCTCCCAAGGACGAAGCCGAACTCCAGCGCATGATTGTGACGGGCGTAGAATACACCGATGGCCCCATTGCCATGCGCTATCCTCGCGGTAATGGCTACGGTGTGCCGCTGATGGAAGAAGGCTGGGAAGCTCTACCCATTGGTAAAGGTGAAGTCTTGCGCCAAGGCGATGATCTCCTGCTCGTAGGCTATGGCTCCATGGTGAACACTGCTATGCAGGTAGCCGAAATCCTGAGCGAACATGGCATTGAAGCAACGGTGGTGAACGCTCGCTTTGTGAAGCCTCTAGACACTGATTTGATCGTGCCGTTGGCGCGTCAGATTGGGCGAGTGGTGACCCTAGAAGAGGGATGCCTCATGGGTGGTTTTGGTTCAGCGGTAGCGGAAGCTTTACTGGATCATGAGGTGGCGGTTCCGGTGACGCGAATTGGCATTCCCGACAAATTGGTGGATCACGCTACGCCTGACCAGTCCAAGGCGGACTTTGGGTTAACGCCATCCCAAATTGCAGAGCGCTTGTTAGCGTCTTATCCAGCAACGAAGACGGCTGCAAACGTTTCTTAGATCCTGTTAGATCCTGTCCAGTCATTGAGCTAATCGGCTTAAAGCAGTTCCAGTGGGGCGATCGCCTTACTGGAACTTGTTTTTGGTGGCAGTGCTGTAAAGAGTTCGCTGGAAAATGGCTCAATCTAGCCTAGTCTCTCAATTCTTGATTACCGTATAATCAGCCCAACCCAGCCGACCTCAACCCTCGATGGCAAGGAGTACTGCGATTATGGTCGTCAGCGCTGATCCCGTCTATCCCGTCATTTGGCAAGATCCCCATTTACTGATGATTAATCAGGCTCGCCTTCCCCGCGAGTACAGCTACCTTGAGGTGAGTCGCTGTGAAGACGTTATTGAAGCCATCCGCACGTCCATGGTGCGTGGGGAAGCGGCGGGAATTGCAGCGGCCTATGGGCTGTACTTGGGAATGCGCGGCTGTGCAGAGAGTGATCGGGAGGCGTTTCTCTTGAAATTGGAGGCGATCGCCCAAACCTTGAAAACCGCCTGTCCGTCTGTCCTCGATATTTCCTGGGCGGTCGAGGAGATGTTGACCACTGCCCGCGCCGCCAGCGGCAGCACCGACCATCTGAACCGCGTTTTGCTGGATACGGCTAAGGCAATCCACGCTGAAAATTTACAAGCCTGTCAAGCCATTGGTCGCTACGGTCTTCAAGCCTTACCCTCGGAACCTGCCCAGCTTCGACTGCTGACCCATGCCAACGCCGGAGCGCTGTCTTCGGGGGGGTACGGGACAGCGTTGGGCATCGTGCGGGCGACCCATACCGCAGGCCGACTGGCTAAGCTATATATCACCGAAACCCGTCCTCGCTTCCAAGGGGGTCGCCTCAGCGCATGGGAATGTCTGCAAGAAGAGATTGCCGTCACCATCATCGTCGATAGTGCAGCGGCAGCCTGTATGCAGAAAGGCATGATTGATGCGGTGATCGTCGGAGCAGACCTAATTGCGCGCAATGGCGACACCGCCAACCGCATTGGCACCTATAGCCTTGCCGTGCTGGCCAACGCTCACCAGATTCCCTTCTATGTTGCGGCTCCCTCCTTTGTGGTGGACTTCAACCTGGCTAGCGGTGAACAAATTCCTTTAGAAAACCGACCTCCGAGCGATATTTATCAGGTAGAAGACACGCTGGTCTGTCCTCCCAATGCTGCGGTGCTCAATCCCGCGCTTGACGTTACTCCCGCCCATTTGATCACCGCCATTGTCACGGATAAAGGCAGCTTTGTCCCTAGTGATTTGTATCAGTTGCTCGAACACTGAATTCCCTGTTGCCTAACACCTGGTTTAGAGTGAGCATGAGGCTGTTTTGTAAATTTTGCTATGGCACAGGCTGACCGAACTCGAATTCTACGGCTGTTACCCCTGGTCGTTGGGGCGATCGCCGGAACCTTGCTCATGATCAACCGCGTGACCACGCCCCTCTTGACAGACACCCAAGCCCGGTCGGATGCGGTCGGTGTGCTCGTGTGTGCCATCCTGATTCTGACGGGGTTGCTTTGGCAACAGGTACAGCCCCGTCCGCCCGAAGCGGTTACCCTCATCGGCACCGAAGGGTTTGAACTGGCTGACGATTTGCCCGAACCCGTGCAAAAAGAGCTGGCCTGGATGTCCCACACGCTATTGACCAACACCGTGACGCGATCGCTGGTGGTTTGGTATGGCGATCGCGTTCTTCTGCGTCGCGGCATTTTAGGTTCCCAATCCCAAGTTGTGCCAGGAACCATTGTGAAGCGAGTGCTGACCACCCAAAAGCCGGTCTATTTAGTAAACCTTAACCTTTATCCCGGACGTGTTGAGTTTGACTATCTGCCAGAAAACACCCAAGGCGTGATTTGCCAGCCCATCGGCACAGCAGGGGTGATGATTTTGGGGGCTAATGCGCCGCGCAGCTACACTGTCCAGGATGAAAATTGGATTGCGGCGATCGCTGAAAAGTTAGAGGATACCTTGGCCGCAACCCTAACGACCTCCGACATGAAAATCTAGGGACTCGATTCCTTTATCAGGCAGTGAACACTACCCTCAAAAATTAGGTTAAAAAACCTCGCAGATATGCCGCATTCCAGGGAATAATGGTTTAAAGTTTTAGGCAACTTGATTCGTTAACTGTGCGAATATTACAGGGCTAAGATGGGGCGATCGCTCACCCTTGCCCAACGGGTTAGTTTTGACCTCCTTGGGGATCCATCTTTCACGAGTCTTGCTAGCCTATAAGCGTTACCCATCAGTCTTACAACTCATTCCGCTCTACTGTCGTCAGGATCTCATCATCAAATGAAGATTTCCCCTCGACAGGAATGAATTCTCCCACTTAGACTGAAGTATCACCCGATTTAGTACGTTTGGATACAGCATCTAAAACCTATGCAAGAGGCTCCCTCCCTGCGACTCCAAGATAGTCCAGTAGCTCAGGACACGGCTCCATCCCAGGCAGCCTACTCGGTCAGTTCGGCTCCGATGCGTGCAACGGGAGCCTATGCCCTAATTGATAGCTTAAGACGGCACGGCGTGACCCATATCTTTGGTTATCCCGGTGGGGCTATTCTACCGATCTATGACGAACTCTATCGTGCCGAAGCTCAGGGAGGAATTCAGCACATCCTGGTGCGTCATGAACAGGGAGCCTCCCATGCTGCCGATGGCTATGCCCGCGCTACAGGTAAAGTCGGCGTCTGTTTCGGAACCTCTGGTCCTGGGGCGACCAACTTAGTGACCGGGATCGCTACAGCTCAGATGGATTCGATTCCGCTGGTGGTGATTACGGGGCAGGTCGGACGCGCATCCATTGGCACCGATGCCTTCCAAGAAACGGACATTTTTGGCATCACCCTGCCCATCGTGAAGCATTCCTACGTGGTGCGGAATCCTGCGGATATGGCTCGCATCATTGCCGAGGCATTTTATATCGCAAGCACGGGACGTCCTGGCCCGGTGCTGGTCGATGTTCCGAAGGATGTCGGTTTAGAAGAATTTGACTATGTTCCTGTTGAGCCAGGTTCGGTGCGCCTGCCGGGATATCGCCCCACGGTTAAAGGAAATCCTCGACAGTTCAACCAAGCTCTCGCCCTGATTCGTGAGGCCAATCAACCCCTACTGTACGTCGGAGGTGGGGCGATCGCCGCCGGAGCCCATGCGGAGATCAAAGCCCTTGCGGAGTTGTTTAACATTCCGGTGACCACTACCCTCATGGGGAAAGGAGCCTTTGATGAGAATCATGCTCTGGGTTTAGGCATGTTGGGAATGCACGGTACAGCCTATGCCAACTTTGCCGTGACCAATTGCGACCTCTTGATTGCCGTGGGTGCGCGGTTTGACGATCGCGTCACGGGTAAGCTCGATGAGTTTGCCTCCCGGGCCAAGGTCATTCACATTGATATTGATCCGGCTGAAGTGGGCAAAAACCGGATACCCGAAGTGCCCATCGTGGGTGATGTACGTCAGGTGCTGAAGGGACTCCTCCATCGAGAAGCTGAAAGCGGTCATCGTCCTGACCCTGACCAAACTAAAGAGTGGTTAGACCGCATCCAATCCTGGCGTCGGGATTATCCATTAGTTGTGCCGTCTCCGGAGGGAATGCTATCGCCCCAGGAAGTGATTGTAGAAGTAGGTCAACAGGCCCCCGATGCTTTCTACACCACGGATGTAGGACAGCACCAAATGTGGGCAGCGCAGTTCCTCAAGAATGGCCCCCGTCGCTGGATTTCTAGCGCGGGTCTGGGCACGATGGGGTACGGAATGCCTGCTGCCATGGGGGTTAAAGTGGCTTTCCCAGAGGAAGAAGTAATCTGCATCAGCGGCGATGCTAGCTTCCAGATGAACCTGCAAGAGCTGGGAACCCTGGCGCAGTACGGCATTAATGTAAAAACGGTCATCATTAACAACGGCTGGCAGGGCATGGTGCGCCAATGGCAAGAAACCTTCTACGGAGAGCGCTATTCATCCTCCAATATGGAAGTGGGTATGCCTGATTTTGAGCTTTTAGCAAAAGCCTACGGTATCAAAGGCATAGTGGTGAGCGATCGCGCCGAACTGAAGGATGCCGTGGCTACAATGCTTGCTCACAACGGGCCAGTGTTGCTAGATGTTCACGTTCGTCGTAACGAAAACTGTTATCCGATGGTGGCACCGGGCAAGAGCAATGCCCAAATGATTGGACTCCCCAATCCGCCTGAGGCAAATCCAAATTCTGAGCTGATCACGTGCTATAGCTGTGGTAGCGAAACCCGCTCTAGCCATCGCTTCTGCCCGGAGTGTGGTGCTAAGCTTTAGGAGGTGGGTCTGATTTGGGCGATCGCCCACCCCCATTGAACGCAAGTACGGAGGAAGATTCATGCTGGATATGCAGATCATCAAAGAGAAAGTTCGAGTCGTGGAAAGCAAACGAGAATCCTTGCTGAAGCTTCTGGAACAACCCGATCTCGGCACCCTCCGGATTGACGTAAACCAAGCGCTGGAAGAATTGGATGATCTCCTCGATGAGTTCAAGCGCACATTTCCAGACGAATAGAGGTCAATACTATCGATTAGAAAAAGCGCCGTACAGGATACGGTGCTTCTTTTCGTTTCAGACGACAGAATCCGACTAAAAGGGATATCCCACGACTTCGATTTTTCTGCCCGTTTCGGGCAAATCGCTTCTAGAAAGGGTAATACTTCCGGTACTTTGGCGCACAGGCGTTCCCTCCATCAACGTCAAAAACTCGTCTAATGCGTTGATATCACAAGTCTCAACATCTGCAGCCTCTGTCAGATACTGAGTCGGAATGACAATCCGAGGATTCAGCGTATTAATGGCGCTCACTGCTTCAGATGCCGTATACGCTTTCGGGCCACCCCCAACGGGAATCAGCACAACGTCAGGCCGTCCCAACAAGATTTGCTGCTCAATCGTAACCGGCTCAGCCGCACCGCCCATGTGCAAAATAATGAGCCCTCCTTGATTCCAACGCCACATGACGTTTTTACCGAAGCGGCGTCCTCCCTCACGATCGTGGTTAGACTCGATGCCCTCCACCTTCATGCCCGTGAATTCATAGATTCCTGGCTCTGATAAGACGCGAGGATTACCGGGTAATCCTTCAACCACCCCTTCATCTAAAAGCCGACTGCTAATCATCACCAAATCCGCTTCCCCTTGGGGCGCAGAATACCCTGCTGTACACCCCACCGGACGAAATGGATTCACCAAGATCCGACGACCGCTACCGGAAAACCGAAAGCATGTGTGTCCTAAGGATTGGATGGTCACGGTGTCAGAAGCCTGAGCTTGGGCAGCGTGCCAACGGGATGTCAGACCCGCCCCCAGGACGGATAAAAAACTCGCCCCTGCGTACCGAAAAAGTTGTCGTCGTTTCATCGCCTTAACTGCTAATTGCTAATATCCGCCAAGAAGTTACTCAACAACGGTTTACCAACGGTTGTCAAGATGCTCTCTGGATGAAACTGGACGCCTTGAATGTGAGGATAGTTCCGATGGCGTACGCCCATAATGGTTCCATCCTCCACCCAAGCGGTGATTTCCAGTTCCTTGGGGAAGTTCTCGCGATCAATCACTAGGCTATGATACCGGGTTGCGGGGAACGGATTCTCTAAACCTGAAAAAACGCCAACGCCCCTATGGTGAATAGGGGAAACCTTACCGTGCATCAGTTCTGGCGCAAACGTAATCGTGCCACCAAACACCTGACCAATGCCCTGATGCCCCAGACAGACTCCCAAGATGGGGGTAGTTGCTCCCATATCTTCAATAATGGCTTGAGAAACTCCCGCATCTTCGGGGCGTCCAGGGCCTGGCGATATGACAATCCCGTCTGGCTGGAGATCCCGAACCTCGGCGACCGAAATTTTGTCGTTGCGAATTACGGTTAACTCTTGAGCCGTCGGGAAATCCGCCGCTAGTTCCCCAAAATACTGCACAAGGTTGTAGGTAAAACTGTCGTAATTATCGATAACTAACAGCATGGATGATTTTTCATCTGCTCACCCTCAGGGAGCCTAAGTAAACACTTAGAACCACTCTAGCAGGTGAGCGATTAACGGGGGCAATAGGAGGGAACCTGCAACTAGAACGGACGCTAAGGCTGAAATTAAAACAGCTCCTGCAGCACAGTCCTTCGCAATCTTTGCCAGTTCGTGATAGGTCTGCTCCACCGTGAGATCGACGACGGATTCCAACGCGGTGTTGAGGAGTTCCATCGTTAGAACCGCACCAATGGTTAGCCCAACAATGGCAACTTCAACTCTAGAGAGCTGCAAAATAAAGCTGAGGGCGATCGCTACGCTACCGACAACCACATGAATTCGAAAGTTACGCTGCGTTCGAAAGGCATACGCTAACCCAGCCCAGGCATACTGGAAGCTGACAAATAGGTTACTCGCAACCTGCCACGATAAATCACGGCTATGTTTCGAGATACTGGATACGGATTTGGGTTTCTCGGTGGAGAGTTGTCGTGCCATGAAGGTGCCCCTTTCACATTGGAACTAGGGATTTTGATGTGTGCCCTATACACAGCCCAGGAAACAGCTACAGGAGATTTATAGCGCAAGACCAAGTTAAGTTACTGTATCCTACCGCCTAATCCCGATAAAATTAACGTCCTTCACAGATTCATCATTGAAGGCAAACCGACCTGAGCCAAGAGTTCATCTTGTTTTTGTAGCATGTGCTCAAGATGGATTTCGTCAGGATGATCCCAGCCGAGGACATGCAGTAATCCGTGGGTGGCCAACCAGGCCAACTCCTGATCTCGCGAACAGCCATGTTCCGTAGCTTGCCGAACAGCGGTATCCACCGAAATCACCACATCTCCCAAGTACAGCGGCAAGCTTTGCCAAATCGGATCGGTTAAAGCGTCAACCCCATCCAACTCTGCAAAGGCTAAAACATCGGTTGGGCGATCGATGTGCCGATACTGAGTGTTTAAATCTTGAATCTCAGCGTCATTCGTTAGTCTCAAGCTTAATTCATACTCATTAATGGGCGACAAGGCTGGCTGCAAAAACGCAATCCACGTTTGAAACCAGTGTTCCCAAGGTAGGGCGATCGCCACCGCCTCTGGATTTAATTCTGACCAGATATCTTGAACCGCAACCTCAATGTTCATAGGGTCGGAATTGCCCCATTAGCGGGTGAGGTAAGCCAAGCCGACAAGGAGCGCTAGGAGTCCTACGCTCGTGAGTCCAAAGTGTACGAGAGATTGCCGCCCTTTTTTAACCATGTTCCGCATGGCGAGGCGCACATAGCTGGGTGTAGGTTCTGCCGAGGTCGATTCAGCCGTTTCTGGGCTAGAGGATAGTTGTGAGGGATCAGACATGAACACGAGTGCGATCGCACCCCCTGAAACGATTAAACGTAGTCTAGGCTAGCAAAAAACTCAACCCAACGTTAGGTGCTACATTGCCCCAGATTTTTTATTGAGCAGGACTAAGACCGTTTTCACGATGAGTTTGAGATCGTAGGTCAGACTCCAATTTTCCTGATATTTCAAGTCTAATCGAATCACATCCTCAAAGCTTTTCACGGTTGAACGGCCATTGACCTGCCATTCCCCCGTCATTCCCGGTTTTACATCCAGCCGTTGCCATTGCGGAACCTCGTACTTTTCAATCTCATCTGGTGTGGGCGGACGGGTTCCCACTAAGCTCATATCACCCTTCAGCACATTCCAAAATTGCGGAAGCTCATCCAAACTGGTGCGGCGTAGAAAGCGGCCAACTCGCGTAATGCGGGGGTCATTGGCGTTTTTGAACAGGGGGCCTTCCACTTCATTCTGAACGGTGTGCTTTAAGGATTCCGCATTGGTGACCATGGAGCGGAATTTCCACATTTTGAATCGGCGTCCCATCCAGGAACAGCGGGTTTGTCCGAAGAAGATTGGCCCTGGATTGTCGAGGTAGATGGCGATCGCAATCGGAACCGAAAGCACGGCGGTAATACCTAGTCCAACTAAAGCTCCAACAATGTCTATCGCCCGCTTGGTTCGCGATCGCACCGATGGATGGGTCGCAGGGGGCTGATCCCGTCCGGCTAGCAAGGGAGGCTTACGCCCATCCAGGTTGTCCGGCGTCAACGGGTGGGACGACTCCACCGTAAACACCTTATCCAAGTCCGTCATGGAGAGCGCCATCATGACTTGGGAACTCACATTTTTCAGGCTCAGCTCAATATCACACGCTCTCGCCGCTTTAAGGGCGTTCACAAGTGCGCCAATACCACTACTATCAATAAACGTAGTGTGACCAAAATCGAGCACGATCCGCTTCAGGTGGTGTTCTTGGCATATCGTCTGGAATGACTGCTTAAAGGCGATCGCCTCATTCACCGTAAATAAGGCAGGCAGTACGACCGAGCCAACGTGGTCGTCATTGACATTTAATCGGTAATCTGTCATTGCTGGATCGGGAATCATGACCTAATGCCGTAAGATAAACGGGACGATGGTATGTTAGATGCTCCCTTGTAGAAATACCCATGGTAGTCACGAGGGAAATAAAAAGGCTCGCCGTCATTCAGTGCTCACCATGCTAGGGATACATCTATGTTTAACAACGCAGAAATGCTCAACGTTTCCGCATTTAACTTGCTGACAGGGGATATCAATGCCACGATGTCATAGCCGCTTAATTCATACTGTTTCAAATAGGAACTAGCTACCTGTGAACCACTCAAGATCCGAGGAACCACTGTTAGATACGTTGATAACGTTTCAAACTCCACTTTATCAACTTCACCGC is from Synechococcales cyanobacterium T60_A2020_003 and encodes:
- a CDS encoding sugar transferase is translated as MIPDPAMTDYRLNVNDDHVGSVVLPALFTVNEAIAFKQSFQTICQEHHLKRIVLDFGHTTFIDSSGIGALVNALKAARACDIELSLKNVSSQVMMALSMTDLDKVFTVESSHPLTPDNLDGRKPPLLAGRDQPPATHPSVRSRTKRAIDIVGALVGLGITAVLSVPIAIAIYLDNPGPIFFGQTRCSWMGRRFKMWKFRSMVTNAESLKHTVQNEVEGPLFKNANDPRITRVGRFLRRTSLDELPQFWNVLKGDMSLVGTRPPTPDEIEKYEVPQWQRLDVKPGMTGEWQVNGRSTVKSFEDVIRLDLKYQENWSLTYDLKLIVKTVLVLLNKKSGAM